TAGTAGGCGTAATCGTCGGGCCCGGACGTGGTGACCACCGCATCGGCCAGCCTTGGGCAGTTCCGCGTTCGGATCGCCTCACCGTTCATGGTCGCGCCGTGGCCGTCAGCACCGATCCAACGCTCCCGCATGACCGGTTGGTCGACCAGGCCGAGCACATAGTCCTCGCCGTGGCGCAGCGCGATCAGCGTGCCGAACAGCGGAATGCCGCATACGAAAGACTTGGTGCCGTCGATCGGGTCGACGATCCACACGAACTCGGCATCGGGGCGGGTTGGCTCGTACTCCTCGCCGATCACACCGTGGTCGGGCGCGTGCCGGTCGACGAGGTCGCGGACCTTCAGCTCGACCGCCTTGTCGATCTCGGTCACTGGCGATTTGTCGGCCTTGGTCTCTGTATCGAAGTCGCGCCGGAACTTGGCGCGGGCGATGTCGCCGCTGGCATCCGCCATCTTGTGGGCCAGGGCGAGAAAAGCGTCGGGGACGGGGCTCATGGGCCGAATGTGCCTGCCGCCGAGGGCGTGATCAAGGTCATGTCAGAAGTCCAGCAACCGAACCGCCTGCTCATGCAACCGCTGGTCGCCGGCGGCCAGTGTCCGCCCGGCATAGGTGATGTCGACGGGATTGCCTTTCAGATCGGTCAGGATGCCGCCGGCGTTGCGCACCACCGGTTCCAGAGCGGCGATATCGTCGATACCCAATTCCGCCTCGATCGCCAGGTCAAGCGCGCCGTTGGCCATGGCGCCATAAGCGAAACACTCCAGGCCGTACATCAGCCAGTTCACGCCCTGGCGCAGCGGTGCGACTTTCGATTCGTCGGCCTCGGTCTCGGCATCAGGGCCGACAGCGGCCATGACGGCCTGGCCCAGCGACGGACAGGCCCGCGTCCTGACGGGGTGGCCGTTGTGAGTGGTGCCGTGGCCGTCCGCGCCCGTCCAGCGGTCGCCGGTAATCGGCTGGTCGATAATGCCCAGCACATAGCGGCCGTTGTGCGCCAGGGCAATCAGGCAGCCGAAGGTCGGCTTGCTTTTCAGGAAGCTCTTGGTCCCGTCAAGCGGGTCGACCAGCCACACCCACTCGGCGTCGCCGCGCACGGTGGGGAACTCCTCGCCGTGAATGCCGTGATCGGGATAGTGCTCCTCGATCAGTGCACGCACCGCTGTCTCGGCCTCGCGATCGGCCCGGGTCACCGGACTTTCGTCGGACTTGGCTTCCGATCCGATACCCGTGCGGAAATAGCGGCGCAACACGGCACCGTCGGCATCGGCCAGGCGCTCGGCGAAGGTCAGGAATTCGGGTGGGACGGTTTCCATGGCGCGCGGACCATGCCGCCCACTTGGCGACTTGGCAACCTTGTGTGGTATATCCAGGCGCATCGCGGTATGAGGCCGCTAGCGGGTTTGCGGGCCAGGGAGGGGAAGGCGCCATGGCGTTGAAGGTGGTCAGTTTCGACCTTTGGGACACGGTGATTCACGACGATTCCGACGAGCCGAAGCGCGCGGCAATGGGTCTCAAGAGCAAGGTCGACGAGCGCCGTCACCTGGTTGCCGAGGCGCTTGAGCGTGCCGGTCACGCGGTCGACGTCAAGGCGGTTTCCGAGGCTTATGACAAGGCTGACGAGGCGTTCAACAAGGCATGGAAGGGCGACCACATCACGTGGCCCATCCGCCAGCGCCTGGAACTCGTGCTGACCAATCTGGGCCACACACTGAGCGACGACCTGATGAACGAGGTCGTGAAGGCGCACGAGCAGATGGAACTCGTCATCAAGCCGGACCCGGTGCACGGCGTGGTCGACGCGGTGCGCGACCTTGCCGGGCGCTATCAACTCTGTGTCGTATCCGATGCCATCGTGTCGCCGGGCAAGGCGCTGCGCCAGATCCTGCATAGTTATGGCGTCGACCGGTTCTTCGACTCCTATGCCTTTTCCGACGAAATCGGCCACTCCAAACCGCACAAGGGCATGTTCCAGCATGTCGCCGACGAACTGGGCGTCACGTTCGAAGAAATGGTCCATGTCGGCGACCGCGACCACAATGACGTCAAAGGGCCGCAGGCGCTCGGCATGAAGGCGATCCTGTTCACCGCGACCCGCGACACCGACAAGGAGACGACATCGGCCGATGCGATCTGCGAACGCCACGGCGATCTGCCGGCGATTGTCGATCGCCTGGCGGCCAATTAGGGGACAATAATGACCAACGACATCCGCTTCCTGGTCATTGACGGTTATGCCCGCGACAGCCGCGACGAATTGGCGGCGGGCGGCTGCTCGGTCGCCGGCGAGCTCTACGCCCATCTCTTGAGAAAACACCTGCCGGGCGCGCTCGTCGACATTCTCTATCCGTCCGACCCGGACGCCGGGCTGCCCAGCGGCACGGGGCTTGAGGACTATGACGGCATCGCCTGGACGGGCTGCAATCTGACCGCCTATGAGGAAGAGCCCCGGGTCGTCAGCCAGATCGATCTGGCGAAACGCATCTTCGAGATCGGCACGCCCAGCTTCGGCAGTTGCTGGGCCGCCCAGATCGCCGTGGCGGCGGCTGGCGGCATCGTGCGCGCCAGCCCCTATGGCCGCGAAATGGGCATCGGGCGCAAGATCAGCCTGACGCCGGAGGGCCGCGGCCATCCGATGTATGCCGGCAAACCCACGGTATTCGACGCCTTCATCAGTCATGTCGACGAGGTGACCCACCTGCCGCCGGGCTCACAGGTCCTGGCGGCGAACAACTTCTCTGCGGTCCAGTCGGTCTGCGTCACCTATAAGCGCGGGACGTTTTGGGCGCCGCAATACCACATCGAGTACGACCTCCATGAGATGGCCCGGCTGATCGCCTGCCGCAAAGACAAGCTGATGAAACTCGGTTTCTTCCGCGATGGCGACCAGTGCGAAGCCTATGTCGCCCAGCTCGAGGCGCTACATCAGGACCCCAGCCGGTTCGACATCGCCTGGGCGCTCGGCATCGACGACGACGTGATGCGCGAGGAGGTGCGCGAGAGGGAGTTGACCAACTGGATGGAACAACAGGTCTTGCCCAGGATTCACCGATGATCTTTAGGCTGGCGACGGTTCTGTTTCTGGTGGCGGCGCCGGCCGCCGCGCAGACGGACCTATCTGGCCCAAACGAGCCGGTCGGTTACCAGTTCCTGATCACGCCCGAAGATCTGCCGCCGCCTTATGCGACGGAGAGTTACGCCAACAGCGGCGAGTTGAACAAGCGGCCCGATCCGCCGGTCTTGAACGTGCCCGACGGCTTTGAGGTCAACATTTTCGCCGAGGACCTCGACCATCCGCGCTGGATGACCATCGCGCCCAACGGCGATGTCTTCCTGGCCCAGACCAGGCCCGGCCGGATCACGGTGCTGCGCGACACCAACGGCGACGGCAATGCCGATGAGACCTTCACCTATCTGCGGGGTCTGAAATCGCCGACCGGCATGGCGTTTCGTGACGGTTACTTCTATGTCGCCGATCTGGAGGCGGTATGGCGTGTTCCCTATGAGGACGGCGACACCTCGGCGCGCCAGGGCCCGGTGCCGATCACCGGTCAAGGGGCCCTGGGCGATCCCGACGGCCACTGGACGCGAACCCTGGTCTTCGAACCGGATAGCGATGCGTTCTATGTCGGCATCGGCTCGCGCGGCAATGTCGGTATCGAACGGCTGCCCCGCGCAACGGTCCAGGTCTTCCGCGACGGTGCGTTGGATCCGGAGACATTCGCCGCGGGTCTTAGAAACCCCGTCGGCATCGACTTCCACCCCGAGACCGGCGAACTCTATGTCGTCGTCAACGAACGCGACGGTTACGGCGACGACCTGGTGCCCGACTACTTCACACGCATTCGCGAAGGCGAGTTCTTCGGTTGGCCCTATGCCTGGGCCAACGGTATTCCCGATCCGAAGTATGGCGACGATGCGCCGGACCTGGTTGAGCAGACGATCCTGCCGGATGTCATGTTCCAGTCCCACTCCGCGCCCATCGGCATGGTCTTCTACGATGCCGCCATGTTCCCCGATGAGTACGCGGGCGATGCCTTTGTCGCTCTACGCGGGTCGTGGAACCGTGAGACGCCGACCGGCTACAAGATCGTGCGGGTGCCCTTCGAAGATGGTCGGCCGGCGGGCGGATACGAAAACTTCGCGACCGGTTTCTGGTTCGCCGGCGAAGAACAGGCCCAGATCATTGGCCGCCCGGCGGGCCTCGCCATCGCCGCTGACGGCAGCCTGTTGATTGCCGACGACACCGGCAAGGCGGTATGGCGCATCAGCTATAGCGGCGAGTGATTCGGTGATCGCGCCCCGGGGGTGCTGATCTGCCGTCTTGGGATTAACATATAAGGGTCATGGCCGACCGCAAACCAGCCGGGCCCGTCAGCCGAAGGGTGCCCAAGAACGACAACCGCGAGCGGCTGGTGTGCGACGACTGCGGCTTTGTCCTTTACTCCAACCCCAAGGTCGTCGTCGGCTCGGTTGTCTGCCTGCACGACCGTATCCTGCTGTGCCGGCGCTCAATAGACCCACGTTCGGGTTTCTGGACGCTACCGGCAGGTTACCTGGAGAACGGTGAAACGACCGCCGATGGCGCGAAACGCGAGGCCAAGGAAGAGGCAGGAGCGGAGATTGAGATTAATCACGTCCTTGCGGTCTACAGCATTCCCCGGATCAGCCAGGTCCAGGTGATGTACGCCGCAAGCCTGCTGTCAGACGACATATACGCTG
This Pseudomonadota bacterium DNA region includes the following protein-coding sequences:
- a CDS encoding inositol monophosphatase family protein, which gives rise to MSPVPDAFLALAHKMADASGDIARAKFRRDFDTETKADKSPVTEIDKAVELKVRDLVDRHAPDHGVIGEEYEPTRPDAEFVWIVDPIDGTKSFVCGIPLFGTLIALRHGEDYVLGLVDQPVMRERWIGADGHGATMNGEAIRTRNCPRLADAVVTTSGPDDYAYYAYDAMRPVHKAGKWVMYGGECYDYGLLAMGLHDVMIDADLKQHDFAAPTALIRNAGGVVSDWQGKPLRPRSDGRILAVGDPALHDQCLALIDG
- a CDS encoding PQQ-dependent sugar dehydrogenase, producing MIFRLATVLFLVAAPAAAQTDLSGPNEPVGYQFLITPEDLPPPYATESYANSGELNKRPDPPVLNVPDGFEVNIFAEDLDHPRWMTIAPNGDVFLAQTRPGRITVLRDTNGDGNADETFTYLRGLKSPTGMAFRDGYFYVADLEAVWRVPYEDGDTSARQGPVPITGQGALGDPDGHWTRTLVFEPDSDAFYVGIGSRGNVGIERLPRATVQVFRDGALDPETFAAGLRNPVGIDFHPETGELYVVVNERDGYGDDLVPDYFTRIREGEFFGWPYAWANGIPDPKYGDDAPDLVEQTILPDVMFQSHSAPIGMVFYDAAMFPDEYAGDAFVALRGSWNRETPTGYKIVRVPFEDGRPAGGYENFATGFWFAGEEQAQIIGRPAGLAIAADGSLLIADDTGKAVWRISYSGE
- a CDS encoding HAD family hydrolase encodes the protein MALKVVSFDLWDTVIHDDSDEPKRAAMGLKSKVDERRHLVAEALERAGHAVDVKAVSEAYDKADEAFNKAWKGDHITWPIRQRLELVLTNLGHTLSDDLMNEVVKAHEQMELVIKPDPVHGVVDAVRDLAGRYQLCVVSDAIVSPGKALRQILHSYGVDRFFDSYAFSDEIGHSKPHKGMFQHVADELGVTFEEMVHVGDRDHNDVKGPQALGMKAILFTATRDTDKETTSADAICERHGDLPAIVDRLAAN
- a CDS encoding inositol monophosphatase family protein, with protein sequence METVPPEFLTFAERLADADGAVLRRYFRTGIGSEAKSDESPVTRADREAETAVRALIEEHYPDHGIHGEEFPTVRGDAEWVWLVDPLDGTKSFLKSKPTFGCLIALAHNGRYVLGIIDQPITGDRWTGADGHGTTHNGHPVRTRACPSLGQAVMAAVGPDAETEADESKVAPLRQGVNWLMYGLECFAYGAMANGALDLAIEAELGIDDIAALEPVVRNAGGILTDLKGNPVDITYAGRTLAAGDQRLHEQAVRLLDF
- a CDS encoding type 1 glutamine amidotransferase; this translates as MTNDIRFLVIDGYARDSRDELAAGGCSVAGELYAHLLRKHLPGALVDILYPSDPDAGLPSGTGLEDYDGIAWTGCNLTAYEEEPRVVSQIDLAKRIFEIGTPSFGSCWAAQIAVAAAGGIVRASPYGREMGIGRKISLTPEGRGHPMYAGKPTVFDAFISHVDEVTHLPPGSQVLAANNFSAVQSVCVTYKRGTFWAPQYHIEYDLHEMARLIACRKDKLMKLGFFRDGDQCEAYVAQLEALHQDPSRFDIAWALGIDDDVMREEVRERELTNWMEQQVLPRIHR
- a CDS encoding NUDIX hydrolase, giving the protein MADRKPAGPVSRRVPKNDNRERLVCDDCGFVLYSNPKVVVGSVVCLHDRILLCRRSIDPRSGFWTLPAGYLENGETTADGAKREAKEEAGAEIEINHVLAVYSIPRISQVQVMYAASLLSDDIYAGEETSEVGLFAWDDIPWDDLAFPSVRWALNHWREAQETGDTAARSNPPGEIGNFVEDAPV